A stretch of Exiguobacterium sp. BMC-KP DNA encodes these proteins:
- a CDS encoding TIGR00730 family Rossman fold protein, whose translation MNRLAVFCGSKDGAGPLFREAAGKLGQALAARGIGLVYGGSRVGTMGAVADATLATKGQAIGVLPHFLQEKELAHPGLTELHLVHSMHERKAKMSELSDGFIILPGGPGTMEEFFEVFTWAQLGLHEKPCGVLNIDGYYDALIALFDTMEQQGFLIPEHRSMLIVESDAERLLERFATYEAPRVKTYMDRSQT comes from the coding sequence ATGAATAGACTTGCTGTATTCTGTGGTTCCAAAGATGGTGCCGGTCCACTCTTTCGAGAGGCGGCAGGAAAACTCGGTCAAGCGCTCGCCGCGCGCGGCATCGGACTTGTTTATGGAGGATCACGCGTTGGAACGATGGGAGCAGTCGCAGATGCTACGCTCGCTACTAAAGGTCAAGCAATCGGTGTTCTTCCCCACTTTCTTCAGGAAAAAGAACTTGCGCATCCTGGACTAACTGAACTGCATCTCGTCCACTCGATGCATGAGCGAAAAGCCAAAATGTCAGAGCTCTCTGACGGATTCATCATTCTCCCAGGTGGTCCAGGAACGATGGAGGAATTTTTTGAAGTCTTCACTTGGGCTCAGCTTGGACTTCATGAAAAGCCATGTGGTGTACTGAACATTGATGGCTACTATGATGCCTTGATCGCCTTGTTCGATACGATGGAACAACAAGGTTTCCTGATTCCAGAACATCGATCCATGTTGATTGTCGAATCAGATGCTGAACGTCTTTTAGAACGTTTTGCAACGTATGAAGCACCACGCGTCAAAACCTATATGGATCGTTCACAAACCTGA
- a CDS encoding ABC transporter ATP-binding protein: MSMIKLDHVTKRFDMVTTTKEKFKLLFKNQSKSVKTFTALRDISLEIGSGEVVGLVGINGSGKSTLSNLISGIIYANEGDVAINGEVAIIAVSQGLKNVLTGRENIRLKCLMLGMDDAEIERRMPGIIDFADIGDFIDQPIKKYSSGMKSRLGFAIAVNVDADILIVDEALSVGDQTFYNRCIDKMNEFKDEGKTIIFVSHSLSQIKSFCERVIWLEYGQVRLDGTTKDVLPEYKKFLAEYKKWSKEEQHQFRRDRLKAQAANARSGKQNTDSDENIKHPALILSALGILVLAAGSLMVVDETPSLANLSDAILNFF, encoded by the coding sequence ATGTCTATGATTAAACTCGACCATGTCACGAAACGCTTCGACATGGTTACGACTACAAAAGAAAAATTCAAGCTCTTGTTCAAGAATCAAAGCAAGAGCGTTAAAACATTCACTGCACTGCGAGATATCTCGCTTGAAATCGGCTCGGGTGAAGTCGTTGGACTCGTCGGAATCAACGGTTCCGGTAAATCCACACTTTCGAACTTGATTTCAGGAATCATCTACGCAAACGAAGGAGACGTCGCCATCAATGGTGAAGTCGCGATCATCGCCGTCTCACAAGGGTTAAAGAATGTCCTGACAGGGCGGGAGAATATCCGATTGAAATGTCTCATGCTTGGGATGGATGATGCGGAAATCGAGCGTCGTATGCCAGGAATCATCGATTTCGCTGATATCGGCGACTTCATCGATCAGCCAATCAAGAAGTATTCGAGCGGGATGAAATCTCGACTTGGATTTGCGATTGCCGTCAATGTCGACGCAGACATTCTGATCGTTGACGAAGCCCTATCCGTTGGTGACCAAACTTTCTATAATCGTTGTATCGATAAGATGAACGAGTTTAAGGATGAAGGCAAGACGATTATCTTCGTCAGTCACTCGTTGTCACAAATTAAGAGTTTTTGTGAGCGCGTTATTTGGCTCGAATACGGTCAAGTCCGACTCGACGGAACGACGAAAGATGTCTTACCGGAATACAAAAAGTTTCTTGCGGAGTATAAAAAATGGTCGAAAGAGGAACAACATCAATTTCGGCGTGACCGTTTAAAAGCACAGGCTGCTAATGCTCGTTCCGGGAAACAAAACACGGATTCAGATGAAAACATCAAACATCCGGCATTGATCTTATCTGCGCTAGGTATTCTTGTACTTGCAGCAGGTAGCTTAATGGTCGTTGATGAGACGCCATCTTTGGCGAATTTAAGCGACGCTATCTTAAATTTCTTTTGA
- a CDS encoding ABC transporter permease — protein MKSIIREQVENFPLIRRLARYEIKSAHAEQRLGLLWELLNPGLQIFIYWFVFGIGLRGNENVDGNIPFIVWLLCGIVVWFFINDALLRGSNSINSRLAMVTKMRFPMSAIPSYVILSRMYQHFAMLVIVFIVILANGIPITWKLLQLPYYMIATYIFVYAFSLCFSTLITLVKDIQLFLQSMMRMLFYMTPILWNIERFPDSLHGVLRLNPVYYLVEGYRASLLGGHWVWQEWPTGLYFWSVTLLLFTAGTFLHIKFRKSFTELV, from the coding sequence ATGAAAAGTATCATCCGGGAACAGGTTGAAAACTTTCCTTTGATTCGCCGGCTCGCGCGATATGAAATTAAGTCCGCGCACGCAGAACAACGCCTTGGTCTCTTATGGGAGCTCCTCAATCCGGGTCTCCAAATTTTCATCTACTGGTTCGTCTTTGGTATCGGTCTTCGAGGGAATGAAAATGTGGATGGAAACATTCCATTCATCGTCTGGCTTCTATGCGGGATCGTCGTTTGGTTCTTTATCAACGATGCTTTATTACGTGGATCGAACTCGATCAATAGTCGACTTGCGATGGTGACGAAGATGCGTTTCCCGATGAGTGCCATTCCGTCGTACGTTATTTTGTCACGGATGTATCAACACTTCGCAATGCTTGTGATTGTATTCATCGTCATCCTCGCAAATGGGATTCCGATTACATGGAAACTACTTCAGTTACCTTACTATATGATTGCGACGTACATTTTCGTCTACGCATTCTCACTTTGTTTTTCAACGCTCATCACGCTCGTTAAAGATATTCAGCTCTTCTTACAATCGATGATGCGGATGCTCTTTTATATGACACCGATTCTTTGGAATATCGAGCGATTCCCAGATTCTCTGCATGGAGTTCTTCGCCTGAATCCGGTCTACTATCTCGTCGAGGGATACCGGGCAAGTTTGCTTGGTGGCCATTGGGTCTGGCAGGAATGGCCAACTGGATTATACTTCTGGAGTGTCACGCTCTTGTTGTTCACAGCTGGAACATTCTTGCATATCAAATTCCGTAAATCATTCACTGAGCTCGTCTAA
- a CDS encoding 5'-nucleotidase C-terminal domain-containing protein, producing the protein MYKSKPLYAAAVAVALTTSAIVPAAQTTVSAATHVKVKTVKLKSLTFTKGEPVKLPATYKGEKISWGAYNKHIFNRYQTVHGTYGKKKLPIEVKIHVENYVIKIIESVKEQVISVDQKPVLPKKLAVLYANGKVYNKEIKWSKVDTSESGTYYATGSLTHKGKTVTTKAKIIVRDINTDDFSLALLHTNDTHASLDNAPKRATVIKERRAAYRAEGTPSLLLDAGDVFSGSLYFNEFKGQADLELMNYMKYDMMTFGNHEFDLGDQDQGAALQAFVAGADFPFITANVDFSKNPLFNGMQKKTITSGPEDGHIYQGVIKKINGEEVGFFGLTTEETVGISSPGTIAFSNYIKSAQATVDKFKARGINKIVALTHIGYDDNPEIDNDPLLAQNVDGIDVIIGGHTHTNLTKPVLIPASEETKKKEPTVIAQAYQYSEFLGDVNVTFDYKGKIKSFNGSTIEVKPYAADPGAAAILKPYADKITAIKNQEVGVDVVSALPNPRTSSTNTVSVRNSETALGNLITDGMLAKAKSINPETVIAVQNSGGIRAAIDAGPLTTGEILTTLPFGNTLALVTMNGSQLKDLFEISVGLAPLENGGFLQVSGMKLEYDGSKAKGQRITKMTLTKDGGVEEAIDPAKTYTVATNAFTAKGSDFLTPFEDAYKSGRVKDLGLSDWETFRDYAISKKTIDYKIEGRILNVDPALQGK; encoded by the coding sequence ATGTACAAATCAAAACCGCTTTACGCGGCAGCTGTAGCTGTCGCATTGACGACATCGGCAATCGTGCCGGCTGCACAAACGACCGTATCTGCTGCTACTCATGTCAAAGTCAAAACGGTCAAATTGAAGTCACTCACTTTCACAAAAGGTGAACCCGTTAAGCTTCCGGCTACATATAAGGGAGAAAAAATTTCATGGGGTGCATACAACAAGCACATCTTCAATCGCTACCAAACGGTTCATGGCACATATGGTAAGAAAAAGCTCCCAATCGAAGTAAAAATTCACGTCGAAAACTATGTAATCAAAATCATCGAATCCGTAAAGGAACAAGTGATTTCAGTCGATCAAAAACCAGTCCTTCCAAAAAAACTAGCTGTTCTTTACGCAAACGGTAAAGTCTACAATAAAGAAATCAAATGGAGTAAAGTCGATACAAGTGAGTCAGGTACTTACTACGCGACAGGTAGCTTAACGCATAAAGGTAAAACAGTCACAACAAAAGCAAAAATCATCGTCCGTGACATCAATACAGATGATTTCAGCCTCGCCTTACTCCATACGAACGATACACACGCTTCACTTGATAACGCTCCAAAACGTGCGACTGTTATTAAGGAACGCCGTGCCGCTTACCGTGCAGAAGGAACACCGTCTCTTCTTCTTGATGCCGGTGACGTCTTCTCAGGATCACTTTACTTTAATGAGTTTAAAGGACAAGCTGATCTCGAACTCATGAACTACATGAAATATGACATGATGACGTTCGGTAACCATGAGTTTGATTTGGGTGACCAAGATCAAGGCGCCGCTTTGCAAGCCTTTGTTGCTGGCGCTGACTTCCCATTCATCACAGCCAACGTTGATTTCAGTAAAAATCCGCTCTTCAACGGAATGCAAAAGAAGACAATCACGTCTGGTCCGGAAGATGGACACATTTATCAAGGTGTCATCAAAAAAATCAACGGTGAAGAAGTCGGATTCTTCGGCTTGACGACGGAAGAGACGGTTGGAATTTCGAGTCCTGGTACAATTGCGTTCTCGAACTACATCAAGAGTGCTCAAGCGACAGTTGATAAATTCAAGGCTCGTGGCATCAACAAAATCGTTGCGTTGACACATATCGGTTACGACGATAATCCAGAAATTGACAACGACCCATTACTCGCTCAAAATGTTGACGGCATTGATGTCATCATCGGTGGTCACACACATACGAATCTCACTAAACCTGTATTGATTCCTGCAAGTGAAGAAACAAAGAAAAAAGAACCAACTGTCATCGCCCAAGCATATCAATATAGTGAATTTCTTGGTGATGTCAACGTAACTTTTGACTATAAAGGAAAAATTAAATCGTTCAATGGTTCGACAATTGAAGTAAAACCTTATGCAGCAGATCCTGGAGCAGCTGCTATTCTCAAACCTTACGCGGATAAAATTACGGCAATCAAAAACCAAGAAGTCGGTGTTGATGTTGTATCTGCACTTCCAAACCCACGTACAAGTAGTACAAATACAGTAAGTGTTCGAAACAGTGAAACTGCCCTTGGTAACTTAATTACAGACGGTATGCTTGCAAAAGCGAAATCAATTAACCCAGAAACCGTTATTGCTGTTCAAAACAGTGGTGGTATTCGCGCTGCTATCGATGCAGGTCCACTTACGACTGGTGAAATCTTAACTACTTTACCATTCGGTAACACACTTGCCTTGGTGACAATGAATGGTTCACAACTTAAAGACCTCTTTGAAATCAGCGTTGGACTTGCACCACTTGAAAATGGTGGATTCTTACAAGTATCAGGCATGAAACTTGAGTACGATGGTTCAAAAGCGAAAGGTCAACGTATCACGAAAATGACGCTTACGAAAGATGGCGGTGTAGAAGAGGCCATTGATCCAGCAAAAACGTATACAGTTGCTACAAATGCTTTCACAGCTAAAGGAAGCGACTTCTTAACACCGTTTGAAGATGCTTACAAATCAGGACGTGTGAAAGACCTCGGTCTCTCTGACTGGGAAACGTTCCGCGACTACGCGATTTCTAAGAAAACAATCGATTATAAAATTGAAGGACGTATCCTTAACGTAGATCCGGCTCTTCAAGGTAAATAA
- a CDS encoding ankyrin repeat domain-containing protein, with translation MKGKIYFWLLFLNAIATVGALVYLSFELGAFGIVLMGLTVVWLAWKVLRLFSSVIRLQQEGIEVTEHRFPELYHDIAALSERLNLKTPRIYIVGDNVSPTRGVSLFRTNVFFLPEKAMRERNEFERVRELLRLKHNDEEKRFALLLGSWIPFLRPAYLRAVSLYRDRQAMHLVDDPDSIIRSILKENGRHQLIDEIDVPAYLAEKRQITLAEVVSEMVYATPTTERRLIELGWVSRETPTGQHAVRFLLVASSIVAFVLIGWSVQNVSFSNETAKAVVTSSDESKVNGLQETKLMAAIQKGTLEEVQKELPDGDMKAVDADGDTALHYLGYRKSSEGLKEIFDTLLKQGSDVDAINDFGERPFITAVYSNNNELVELYLKHGENINQLDDQKYTPLHHAVEGEGVQTVKVLLEQGADVSIKNKDGLTPLMLAQQYELDDIIRLLKQHTSQTL, from the coding sequence ATGAAAGGGAAAATATACTTCTGGCTTCTGTTTTTAAATGCGATTGCGACAGTAGGGGCGCTTGTCTACCTGTCTTTTGAACTGGGCGCTTTCGGCATTGTCTTAATGGGGCTAACAGTCGTCTGGCTTGCTTGGAAAGTATTACGATTATTTTCTTCGGTGATCCGATTGCAACAAGAAGGAATTGAGGTAACTGAACATCGTTTTCCGGAACTGTATCATGATATCGCAGCGTTATCGGAACGTTTGAATTTAAAGACACCACGCATCTACATCGTCGGAGACAACGTATCGCCCACTAGAGGAGTCAGTCTGTTCCGAACGAACGTGTTTTTCTTACCAGAGAAAGCCATGAGAGAGCGAAATGAGTTCGAACGAGTTCGGGAGTTGCTTCGTCTGAAACACAATGACGAGGAAAAACGATTCGCATTATTATTAGGCAGTTGGATTCCATTTCTAAGACCAGCTTATTTGCGGGCTGTATCCTTGTATCGGGATCGTCAAGCTATGCATCTTGTAGATGACCCAGATAGTATCATACGGAGTATTCTAAAAGAAAACGGGCGGCATCAATTGATCGATGAAATCGATGTACCAGCATACTTAGCTGAAAAGAGGCAGATCACGCTAGCTGAAGTCGTTAGCGAAATGGTCTACGCGACACCAACGACAGAAAGACGATTGATTGAATTAGGCTGGGTGTCACGCGAGACTCCTACTGGGCAGCATGCTGTTCGTTTCTTGTTGGTAGCATCAAGTATAGTAGCATTCGTTTTGATTGGCTGGAGTGTCCAGAACGTTTCGTTTTCAAATGAAACCGCAAAAGCTGTCGTCACTTCATCGGATGAGTCAAAGGTGAATGGATTGCAGGAAACGAAATTGATGGCTGCCATCCAAAAAGGCACGTTAGAAGAAGTCCAGAAGGAGTTACCGGACGGAGATATGAAAGCCGTGGATGCAGATGGTGATACAGCACTTCACTATTTAGGGTATCGGAAGTCAAGTGAAGGACTGAAGGAAATCTTTGATACGTTACTTAAGCAGGGAAGTGATGTGGACGCGATCAATGACTTTGGAGAACGACCGTTCATCACAGCAGTATATAGTAACAATAATGAATTAGTAGAACTGTATTTGAAGCATGGGGAAAACATCAATCAGCTTGATGATCAAAAATATACGCCTTTACACCATGCAGTAGAAGGAGAAGGCGTTCAGACCGTGAAAGTATTGCTAGAACAAGGGGCAGACGTCTCAATCAAGAATAAAGATGGTTTGACGCCTTTAATGTTGGCGCAACAATATGAATTAGACGATATCATTCGATTGTTAAAGCAACATACGTCTCAAACACTATAA
- a CDS encoding fatty acid desaturase, with product MSKEKIAQLRKHVSPFEKADIKASIRQMINTILPFLVIWFLAYQALHISVWLAVPLAMIAAGFVVRMFIIFHDCTHGSFFKNKKANAIVGTITGVLTLFPYEKWKREHAIHHASSGNLDKRGVGDIWVMTIEEYIESSKWTRLKYRLYRNPLVMFGLGPLLLILVTSRFNRKDARKKERLNTYLINVSLIVLYGLLIYWIGWQAFLIIQGTTMFTAGVLGIWLFYVQHTFEDSYFEDESEWDYVKAAIEGSSYYELPKVLQWVTGNIGFHHVHHLSPRVPNYHLEKAHVSTPPLQKATTIGLFSSLKSLRYKLYDAKNKTFVTFQDIKHLLREPKPSSL from the coding sequence ATGAGTAAAGAAAAAATCGCACAGCTGCGCAAACATGTTTCGCCTTTTGAAAAGGCAGATATCAAGGCCAGCATTCGACAGATGATCAATACGATCCTGCCGTTTCTCGTCATTTGGTTTTTGGCGTATCAAGCACTTCATATTTCAGTCTGGCTCGCAGTACCTCTCGCGATGATTGCCGCTGGATTCGTCGTGCGGATGTTCATCATCTTCCATGATTGTACACATGGTTCGTTTTTCAAAAATAAAAAAGCCAATGCGATCGTAGGAACCATCACAGGTGTGCTAACTCTATTTCCGTACGAAAAGTGGAAACGAGAACATGCGATTCATCACGCTTCAAGTGGTAATTTGGACAAGCGAGGCGTCGGTGACATCTGGGTAATGACGATCGAAGAATACATCGAGTCATCAAAATGGACGCGATTGAAATATCGTCTCTACCGGAACCCACTCGTCATGTTCGGACTGGGTCCGCTACTGTTGATTTTGGTGACAAGTCGTTTTAATCGGAAAGACGCACGGAAGAAAGAGCGTCTCAACACATATCTGATTAACGTATCACTGATCGTTTTATACGGTCTCTTGATTTACTGGATTGGCTGGCAAGCATTCTTGATCATCCAAGGGACAACGATGTTTACAGCAGGCGTACTCGGTATTTGGTTATTTTATGTCCAGCATACATTCGAGGATTCTTACTTTGAAGATGAAAGCGAATGGGATTACGTCAAGGCTGCAATTGAAGGCAGTTCGTATTATGAACTACCTAAAGTATTACAGTGGGTGACAGGAAACATTGGTTTCCACCATGTCCATCACTTGAGTCCACGTGTACCGAACTATCATCTAGAGAAGGCACACGTCTCGACGCCACCGCTTCAAAAGGCGACGACGATCGGCTTGTTCTCTAGCTTAAAATCTTTACGTTATAAACTGTACGATGCTAAAAATAAGACGTTTGTCACATTCCAGGATATTAAGCATCTCCTGCGTGAACCGAAACCATCATCACTTTGA
- a CDS encoding tyrosine-protein phosphatase, protein MLDIHNHLLPLTDNGATHVEETIRMAQRAAAEEVRRIIATPYATHATAEEVQLIVAELNVLLAQRQIPVLVYPGHQVRLTLGLRDAVHQGHVLTLADTAYLLVDCPDDPLPIYTEEIMLGLLEDGYLPILAQPEDNAELLQNPERLIRLMEKGVRCQLATHSILGHHGEEKRLFCQRALQEGWAHFIASNAKKATDRLGLMPAYHQIEQRCGASVVDRLQWNAEQILVSPPIV, encoded by the coding sequence GTGCTCGATATTCATAACCATCTTTTACCGCTGACGGACAATGGCGCGACTCATGTCGAAGAGACGATTCGGATGGCACAACGTGCTGCTGCGGAAGAGGTGCGCCGAATCATCGCGACACCTTATGCGACGCATGCGACAGCAGAAGAAGTGCAATTGATCGTAGCGGAGTTGAATGTTTTACTCGCCCAGCGACAGATTCCCGTTCTAGTCTATCCGGGACATCAGGTCCGCTTAACACTTGGTTTACGTGATGCTGTTCATCAAGGTCACGTCTTGACGTTAGCGGATACGGCGTATCTACTAGTGGATTGTCCGGATGATCCGTTACCCATATATACAGAAGAAATCATGCTAGGACTACTCGAAGACGGATACCTGCCGATCCTTGCGCAACCGGAAGATAACGCGGAACTTCTTCAAAATCCAGAACGTTTGATTCGATTGATGGAAAAGGGTGTACGCTGTCAACTAGCGACACACAGTATTCTTGGACATCACGGAGAAGAGAAGAGGCTGTTTTGTCAGCGTGCGCTGCAAGAGGGATGGGCCCATTTCATTGCATCGAATGCTAAAAAAGCAACAGATCGTCTTGGGCTTATGCCAGCGTATCATCAGATTGAACAACGGTGTGGAGCAAGTGTCGTCGATCGACTACAATGGAATGCTGAACAGATTTTGGTGTCACCGCCAATTGTCTAA
- the galE gene encoding UDP-glucose 4-epimerase GalE, with product MNILVTGGAGYIGSHTCLELLREGHEVIVVDNLSNSHRSALERVEQIAKQTVTFYEADVRDESALERIFQNHAIDAVIHFAGLKAVGESVSRPLFYYQNNLISSLVLLEVMERHDVKKLVFSSSATVYGVPETTPITESAPRSATNPYGATKLMIEQMLEDIAHADPTWDITLLRYFNPIGADMSGLIGEDPNGIPNNLMPYVTQVAAGKLDTLQIFGNDYDTEDGTGVRDYIHVVDLAKGHIKALYHDHSGIEAFNLGTGQGTSVLELVATFEDATSLQIDRKITVRRPGDVGSCYADASKAERLLGWKAEKNLYDMCKDAWRWQSKNPDGYQK from the coding sequence ATGAATATTTTAGTAACAGGAGGCGCTGGCTATATCGGAAGCCATACCTGCCTCGAACTGCTGCGAGAGGGTCATGAAGTCATCGTCGTCGACAATTTAAGCAACAGTCATCGAAGTGCTCTTGAACGCGTCGAGCAGATCGCGAAACAGACGGTCACATTCTATGAAGCAGACGTACGGGATGAATCGGCACTAGAGCGGATCTTCCAAAACCATGCGATTGACGCCGTCATTCACTTTGCTGGTTTAAAAGCAGTTGGTGAATCGGTATCTCGACCACTGTTCTACTATCAAAACAATCTGATCAGTTCCCTCGTCTTACTCGAAGTAATGGAACGTCATGATGTCAAGAAGCTCGTCTTCAGTTCATCTGCGACAGTTTACGGTGTGCCTGAGACGACACCAATCACCGAGTCTGCTCCGCGCTCTGCGACGAATCCTTACGGGGCGACGAAACTGATGATCGAGCAGATGCTTGAAGATATCGCCCATGCTGATCCGACCTGGGACATCACGTTACTCCGTTACTTCAACCCGATTGGGGCGGATATGAGTGGTCTCATTGGTGAGGATCCAAACGGTATCCCGAACAATCTGATGCCTTACGTAACACAAGTCGCTGCTGGAAAACTCGATACCCTTCAAATCTTCGGCAATGATTACGATACGGAAGATGGTACAGGTGTCCGCGATTATATCCATGTCGTCGATCTAGCAAAAGGACACATCAAGGCGCTCTACCACGATCATTCCGGTATCGAAGCGTTCAATTTAGGAACGGGTCAGGGAACGAGTGTGCTTGAACTCGTTGCGACGTTCGAAGACGCGACGTCTTTGCAAATCGATCGAAAAATCACGGTGAGACGTCCGGGAGATGTTGGTTCGTGTTATGCGGACGCTTCCAAAGCAGAACGTTTACTCGGATGGAAAGCAGAAAAAAACTTGTATGACATGTGTAAGGATGCTTGGCGCTGGCAGTCTAAGAATCCGGACGGCTATCAAAAATAA